From one Triticum urartu cultivar G1812 chromosome 3, Tu2.1, whole genome shotgun sequence genomic stretch:
- the LOC125545785 gene encoding uncharacterized protein LOC125545785, with translation MPPKKYAMPRAAATTTGTVAQPKQRKPMAPPSKPPGMSSAEWRVEVQRRDAVTTDRRNRAIAKKARDNAARAAASSSSVDHAGMMNPSAVSHAQYAPWGQQGVGSPWGSSSPGYADGDAHGGFNPNVTFPHGHPATRTPSPAFVGVQYPPYNYSPPAAYASTPTPHLRRGPLPFSHLGDADDTGADMDNIIATGSTAAAASPGFATQDEVVDLNGDMEVELGYVYGEDAHEAQEPEEEEEEEEEPAPVPMKGRQKKKRAARSGEPRIKWTSKEEECLAEAWKVVCLDPTTGANQSLETYWDCIKAEFDERKLVDPYFKGVYMQRGSKAMANHWGRIQLACNKWHGIVEEVAARPESGASVEDQLRTLFARISSSATPAARQLFVPPRSCCVCSPCIGATTKTPTSSTSTPTSALTSARSGRKSDVPSTRPRRHTSRTRRLRARVRGGRTATNWQRRGKTPTWQPRECRSPSSIASPTPRPGPSYVKRRPRRDGRR, from the coding sequence atgccgccgaagaagtacGCCATGCCGCGCGCGGCGGCAACCACGACTGGCACCGTGGcccagccgaagcagaggaagccgaTGGCGCCGCCATCGAAGCCACCGGGCATGTCGAGCGCCGAGTGGAGGGTGGAAGTTCAGCGACGCGACGCAGTCACCACCGACCGGCGGAACAGGGCCATTGCCAAGAAGGCCCGCGACAACGCGGCGCGTGCGGCGGCGTCTTCCTCATCGGTCGACCACGCAGGGATGATGAATCCATCCGCCGTCAGCCACGCCCAGTACGCGCCCTGGGGACAGCAAGGCGTCGGCTCTCCATGGGGATCGTCGTCGCCCGGCTACGCCGACGGCGACGCGCACGGGGGGTTCAACCCAAACGTGACCTTCCCCCATGGCCACCCCGCGACGCGCACACCCTCGCCCGCCTTCGTCGGCGTGCAGTACCCTCCATACAActactcgccgcccgccgcctacGCGTCCACACCGACGCCCCATCTCCGACGTGGTCCGCTGCCCTTCTCGCACCTCGGCGACGCCGACGACACAGGAGCCGACATGGACAACATCATCGCGACAGGATCGACCGCGGCCGCCGCGTCTCCCGGGTTTGCCACCCAGGACGAGGTAGTGGATCTCAACGGCGACATGGAGGTCGAGCTCGGCTACGTCTACGGTGAGGACGCGCACGAAGCACAGGaacccgaggaggaggaggaggaggaggaggagccggctCCTGTTCCGATGAAGGGGCGCcagaagaagaagcgggcggctaGGTCAGGCGAACCGCGCATCAAGTGGACGTCCAAGGAGGAGGAATGCCTCGCCGAAGCATGGAAAGTCGTCTGCCTCGACCCGACCACCGGCGCGAACCAGAGCTTGGAGACGTACTGGGACTGCATCAAGGCCGAGTTCGACGagcggaagctcgtcgacccgtACTTCAAAGGCGTCTACATGCAGCGCGGCTCCAAGGCGATGGCGAACCATTGGGGGCGTATCCAGTTGGCATGCAACAAATGGCATGGAATCGTCGAGGAGGTCGCGGCTCGCCCGGAGAGCGGCGCCAGCGTTGAGGATCAGCTACGCACGCTGTTCGCCCGCATATCTTCGTCGGCTACGCCCGCCGCCCGCCAACTGTTTGTTCCTCCGCGCAGCTGCTGCGTATGTTCGCCATGTATCGGGGCGACAACCAAGACGCCGACTTCAAGCACCTCAACGCCTACAAGCGCATTGACaagtgcgagaagtgggcggaagtccgacgtgccctcgacaaggccaaggagacATACAAGCCGGACGCGACGACTCCGGGCGCGAGTGAGGGGCGGCCGGACGGCCACAAATTGGCAAAGAAGGGGAAAAACGCCGACGTGGCAACCGCGCGAGTGCAGGAGTCCATCGAGCATTGCCTCGCCGACGCCCAGGCCCGGGCCGTCCTACGTGAAGAGAAGACCGAGGCGCGATGGTCGTCGCTGA